A single Cygnus atratus isolate AKBS03 ecotype Queensland, Australia chromosome 11, CAtr_DNAZoo_HiC_assembly, whole genome shotgun sequence DNA region contains:
- the CCNB2 gene encoding G2/mitotic-specific cyclin-B2, whose protein sequence is MAVTRRAAVTRGLENAVTELNGKAKSQVTAKRAALEEIGNKVTTRGTRVTKKTDCFKSSVKPSKMTNTIILPKPPAAVKPVLKETTVPKVLSPVPMDVSMQEEDLCQAFSDVLLNNIEDIDAEDCGNPQLCSDYVKDIYLYLRQLELQQLVRPRYLDGKTINGRMRAILVDWLVQVHSRFQLLQETLYMCVAIMDRFLQTHSVPRKRLQLVGVTALLLASKYEEMFSPDIADFVYITDNAYTGAEVREMEMTILKELNFDLGRPLPLHFLRRASKAGEADAEQHTLAKYLMELTLIDYDMVHHHPSEIAAAALCLSQKILGQNKWGTKQQYYTGYAEDSLVMTMKHMAKNVVKVNENLTKYTAIKNKYASSKLLRISTIPQLNSKTIKDLASSLL, encoded by the exons ATGGCCGTAACGCGCCGCGCAGCC gtcacCAGGGGGTTGGAGAATGCTGTGACTGAACTTAATGGTAAAGCCAAAAGCCAAGTGACTGCTAAAAGGGCTGCTTTGGAAGAAATAGGAAACAAAGTTACAACAAGAGGAACGCGTGTAACTAAG AAAACAGACTGTTTCAAATCATCCGTAAAGCCCAGTAAGATGACGAATACAATTATACTGCCTAAacctccagctgctgtgaaacCAGTGCTCAAAGAAACTACTGTTCCAAAG GTTCTGTCACCTGTCCCTATGGATGTATCTATGCAAGAAGAGGATTTGTGCCAAGCCTTCTCTGATGTGTTGCTCAACAATATAGAAGACATTGATGCCGAGGACTGTGGGAATCCCCAGCTCTGTAGTGACTATGTAAAGGATATCTATCTGTATCTGAGACAGCTTGAG CTGCAGCAGTTGGTGCGCCCACGTTACCTCGATGGGAAGACAATCAATGGGCGTATGCGTGCAATTTTAGTTGACTGGCTTGTCCAGGTCCACTCAAGATTCCAGCTTCTGCAGGAAACACTGTACATGTGTGTTGCAATTATGGACCGCTTCTTACAA ACTCATTCAGTACCTCGTAAGAGACTTCAGTTGGTGGGTGTAACAGCGCTGCTTCTAGCTTCAAAATACGAAGAGATGTTCTCTCCTGATATAGCAGACTTTGTTTACATTACTGACAATGCTTACACTGGTGCTGAAGTTAGAGAAATGGAGATGACGATTCTTAAAGAGTTGAACTTTGATTTGGGGCGGCCTCTTCCACTTCATTTCTTAAGAAGAGCATCAAAAGCTGGAGAG GCTGATGCTGAGCAACATACACTAGCAAAATACCTGATGGAATTGACATTGATAGACTATGACATGGTGCACCATCATCCTTCAGAGATTGCAGCAGCTGCGTTATGCTTGTCTCAAAAGATTCTGGGACAGAACAAATGG GGTACAAAGCAGCAGTACTACACTGGGTATGCAGAAGACAGTCTTGTGATGACTATGAAACATATGGCCAAGAATGTGGTTAAAGTAAATGAGAACTTAACAAAATACACT GCTATAAAGAACAAGTATGCGAGTAGCAAACTCCTGAGGATCAGCACAATCCCTCAGCTGAACAGCAAGACAATCAAGGACCTAGCATCATCACTCCTATGA